The following coding sequences are from one Clostridia bacterium window:
- a CDS encoding DUF503 domain-containing protein, which produces MPIAFLTLELRIEGAQSLKDRRQVLRSLKDRLRNSFNVAVAEVESNDLWQRATVGVVSISDSRDYLDGLMKNVERLACRVANNCGAEVTDSFVEIF; this is translated from the coding sequence GTGCCGATTGCATTTCTGACACTGGAGCTTCGCATAGAAGGCGCGCAGTCTCTGAAGGACCGCAGGCAAGTCCTTCGCAGTCTGAAGGACCGGTTGCGGAACAGCTTCAACGTTGCCGTTGCCGAGGTTGAATCCAACGACCTGTGGCAGCGTGCCACAGTTGGAGTCGTCAGCATTTCGGATTCGCGGGACTATCTTGACGGGTTGATGAAGAATGTCGAACGCCTGGCCTGCCGCGTCGCGAATAACTGCGGCGCCGAAGTGACTGACTCCTTCGTCGAAATTTTCTAG
- the rbfA gene encoding 30S ribosome-binding factor RbfA encodes MEQRGQQHHKERLGEAMREELSTILAGELGDPRIGLVSITELVMGEGGRSMRVFVSVTGDEEEAKQAIEGLRSASGYIRHELAENLSLRHPPEITFHLDKSQQYGARIDELLKRTHRKAKNKKSE; translated from the coding sequence ATGGAGCAGCGGGGACAGCAACATCATAAAGAACGGCTTGGCGAGGCCATGCGTGAGGAACTCAGCACCATCCTCGCCGGGGAACTTGGCGATCCGCGCATTGGCTTGGTTTCCATAACGGAGCTGGTTATGGGTGAAGGAGGCAGGTCTATGCGTGTCTTCGTTTCCGTCACAGGCGACGAAGAGGAAGCGAAGCAGGCTATTGAGGGTTTACGTTCGGCCAGCGGTTATATCCGTCATGAACTCGCCGAGAATCTGAGCCTGCGGCATCCGCCGGAGATTACGTTTCACCTGGACAAATCTCAACAGTACGGCGCTCGCATCGACGAGTTGCTGAAACGCACTCATCGGAAGGCCAAGAACAAGAAGAGCGAGTAA
- a CDS encoding bifunctional oligoribonuclease/PAP phosphatase NrnA, which yields MNSRSMLEEVLNQIGRRNRFLLTSHARPDGDAVGSVLACSQILRSMGKTADVVLHDGVPGIYRPLPHADCVLQAPAVASEYEAAIILECDSIQRTRLEGLERHYLINIDHHSSARPFANLNWIDPSACATAEMIFRLAREAGVKISPDVATCLYTAVLTDTGSFCYNGTDERTFALAQELVHCGADPVRIAQHVYFSNPTSKMRLLGAALNHLHRDGALTWMYVLREDMERTAATEEDCEGLVNYALAIDGVEVAIFLRELSDGRYRVSLRSKCAINVAKIAEMFGGGGHECASGCAIGGPLSVASERILAQLRIRGYGSIQ from the coding sequence GTGAATTCACGGAGCATGCTGGAAGAGGTTCTCAACCAGATCGGCAGACGTAATCGATTCCTTCTGACCTCGCACGCCAGGCCGGACGGCGATGCGGTAGGGTCTGTGCTGGCCTGCTCGCAGATACTTCGCAGCATGGGCAAGACGGCTGACGTGGTGCTACATGACGGAGTGCCTGGTATCTATCGCCCGCTTCCTCACGCCGATTGCGTGCTGCAGGCGCCTGCAGTGGCCAGCGAGTACGAGGCTGCCATTATTCTGGAGTGCGACAGCATCCAGCGCACGCGCCTTGAAGGGTTAGAGCGTCACTACCTCATCAACATCGACCACCACTCCAGCGCGCGCCCGTTCGCTAATTTGAACTGGATTGATCCGAGCGCGTGCGCTACCGCCGAGATGATTTTTAGGTTGGCACGCGAAGCCGGAGTGAAGATCAGTCCGGACGTGGCGACATGCCTCTACACAGCGGTTCTCACCGATACCGGATCATTCTGCTACAACGGGACTGACGAGCGTACGTTCGCTCTCGCGCAGGAACTCGTCCATTGCGGCGCGGATCCTGTGCGCATTGCGCAACACGTCTATTTCTCCAATCCGACGTCCAAGATGCGACTTCTCGGCGCAGCGCTCAACCATTTGCATCGTGATGGAGCCCTTACCTGGATGTACGTGCTCCGGGAAGATATGGAGCGCACCGCCGCTACGGAAGAAGATTGCGAAGGCCTCGTCAATTACGCCCTTGCGATCGATGGCGTTGAGGTCGCGATCTTCTTGCGCGAGCTATCCGATGGACGATACCGCGTCAGCCTGCGAAGTAAGTGTGCGATCAACGTGGCGAAAATCGCAGAAATGTTCGGCGGCGGCGGACACGAATGTGCCAGTGGTTGTGCCATAGGAGGACCCCTCTCCGTGGCTTCCGAGCGCATTCTCGCCCAACTCCGTATCCGCGGCTACGGCTCTATTCAGTAA